The Arcanobacterium pinnipediorum genome includes the window TCCGAAACCCCTCCCCCCATCCTCAGCCACGTACGGTAGCCCCGGCGCATCAAACGAGCGGTTTGCTCACGACCAATATCTTTTCCCCTCACGGCGCAACGCGTGCCACATCTTACGAATCCCGTAGACATTGTAGTTACTTTCATGAACCTCAACGATATGCTCTATCAGAGCAGCATCACGCAGGCTACGAGCACTCACACCACGAGATTTTGATTGACGATAGCCACGAGAAGTGATGAAACCACCAACACGGTGAGTGTTTAACGTCTTGCAGATGAACTGAGTAGAGAAACGATTTCGATACTCATCAATGAACCGAATCATTTCCGACGTTTCGGGTCGAGTTCCGACGCGAAAAAAGCCGACGTTGCTTATCTGAACTCATTAGTATCGCGAAGCTCGGGGTTTTCACTAACGTAGCCGCGCATTTTCGACTTCCACGTCCTGCGGCAAGCGTTCAAGAACGCGCCCCTTCCACGGCAAGCTACCTGCATCCATTGCCGAGCAGTGCGCCAAGAAACACCTAGTTTCAGCGCCACAATCGTGCACGCTTCTTACGTGGAAACAATCTCCGCCACAATACGGTCTTCTACCAAACGGGCGACAAAGTCCTTGCCATCCTCATCAAACTCCTTGCGCCTACCCAGACCATGACCATCTACTCAAACAGAACAAAAACCAGTACGGTGCAGTTCGACAATAGACACCATGTGAAGAACGAAAACCGCTACATAAAGCGATAAAAGAATATACTATTCATTTAAGCGACAAGATTCTAGCTTTGAAAGTGTCAAATGAAACCCCTGCTAGACATTTTCTAGGAAGTGACCCATAACGTCACGAAAGAAGGAGCATGCCAAAATGGTGGAAACAAAAGAACTCACAGATTTAGGAAATGAAGAGGCTCGAACTTTTCTATTACATCCAAGCTCATACTGTAATTTCAGCATGCCTCCCTACATCAATCTGAAAGGATTTTTACAAGCTGGCCAAGAGTGGATAACCGAAACTCCAGTGTTTGACTCTTCATACTACAGTTCTCTGACCCCAAAACAGAAGAAGAAGTTCTACCAAACAATAGGAAGGTGCCCCGACCTAAATTACCTCATCCGCATGAACAAAGATGGGCGATACGCTTGGAGACCACTGACACTGGTACACCCATATGCATACGCAACTCTCGTTATAGAATTAACCGAACATAACAATTGGGAAAAACTCAAAACACGCTTCAATACACTCTATTCTGAGACTCAAAATCACGTTATAGTCGCCTCGAAGCCCCGAGTGGCTCTTTCAAAAGATTCCGATAGTGAAGACCTCTTATATAAGACCAGCACAAAGGAAAACATTAGCAATTGGTGGGATCATTTTGAACAAGAAACCGTTCGCCAATCTATCATCTACCCATTTCTGGCGGGAACGGATATAGCTAACTTCTATTCATCCATTTATACACATTCAATCGCTTGGGCGATAGAAGGACGCGATAATGCCAAGGCCAATCACAGTCTCATATTGCTGGGGAATCGTATTGACGCATTATTTCAAGCGCTCAACGCCGGTGAAACCATTGGCATCCCACAAGGAAACGCCTGTTCCGACATTATCGCCGAAATCATTCTCGCCAATATCGACTCTCAAGTGATTCAAGCCGCTAACAACGAGAAAGGAATAAAAGACTTTAAAATACTTAGATATCGAGATGACTACCGCATCATGACAAAAACACGCGCGGACGCTGAGATAATTCTACAACTTCTTGTAGATATTCTAGCCGTATACAACCTGTCTCTGAACTCGCAAAAAACTTGGCTTTCAGACGACGTAATCTCCTCCGCAGTAAAACCAGAAAAGCTCGACTTTCGTAGATCATTTTTAATTGGTCGACCAGTTCGTGCTATGAGCAGTGACAATGCTCGAACCGTCGGTGAAGCTATTGATAAAGCCATCACGGAAAATAGCGTTCTACAAGAAACATACTATTTTCAAGAATCACTTGAAAATATTACCCAATCCCCCGATTTCTTACCGCAGATCAGCGAAATACTCAGTAAATCGATTACCGAAACCAACCTCCGGGACTTTTTATTTTACATTCGTGAATTCGCGAAGTCTTTTCCAAATTCAGGTAGTTTGCAAATAGCTCTAGAACTATATAAAAAAACTATAAAATCGAAGCCAACCCTAGTGAAAGATGTCCGCCTACATATCGCGATTATCCTAGATATCGTTTCTTCAAACCCTCGATGTCTTGTCAACGGCATTGCTATCTTTAGCTTATTTCTTGAAAAAATGCCTACAGAACTGAAATCTGAGACCGTACAGCAAATTCTAGATTACTTTCAAACGATTCCAAATGTTGAGTACGTTAGGATATGGCTCCAACGTATTGCACTAGGGTTACACTTAAACACCAGCTGGGATAGCAAACTGTGCGCCTTAGTTGAATCCCCGACTAATGGTCCGCTTTGGGGAACATCATTTTTATCTACAGACGACATAAATTCCGAGAGCGACAAGTTTACGAAAATACCTCTAGTGGACGAATGTGTTGTTCAAGAACTATCAGACATCATGTCGGATCACGAGTACAGTCCATTCTCAAAGTACGGCAGCTAACGCTATCTCTTTGCGATGAGATTTATTCCGAAAATCAATTAGCACCACACCCCGATACATCATAAAAGAAAAGGGGTATACTACAGCAGAAAGCTCCGGTAGGATCAAATCTCACTCCTAGAGCTTTCTGGAGTGCCCTAAGTTTTTAGGGCCAGGTGACTTGAGTGTTGTCTATTGATACCCTGCCTATGGGTGGGGAGAATGGATCAATGGTGAAAAAGTTTAGTAAACACACCTCCTTAAACAAATTGTTCGTAAGCTGGAAAAGGCTCGGGAACTTAAAGATGATGGGGCGAGTACGGCTCAGATTCTGAGCGAGCTAGGAATCAGCGAAGCGACGCTACATCGGTGGCAGGCTACCTACGGGTCAATGACGAGGAGCGAGGCTAAAGAACTCCAGCGTCTACGTGAAGAGAACTCACGCTTGAAGCGCCTTTTAGGCCAGGCCGAGTTGGAAAAAGCAGCGTGGAAGGAACTGTCGTAAGGGAAACTTTTAAGCCCAGCTCGTCGCCACGATGCAGTATGGCATCTGATCGAGTTGGGCTATTGGCAAAGGCTTGCTTGTTCGTTTGTGGGGCTCTCTCGTAGTGCTTACCAGCGAGCTCGAGCAGGAGATCTCAAGCCGGATAAGTATGCGTCTTTGCGCCAGTGGATGCACCAGTTCGCAAAGGATTACTGCCGGTGGGGACACCGGCGCGCCTGGGTTACAGCCCTAGCGCAAGGATATGGGGTATGTCGGGAAACATTTCGCAGGATCTGGCGTGGGGAAGGTCTGCGTGTGCTGCTAGGTAAGAAACGTAAGCGTTTAACTGGTAAAGATCACCGTAAGGTTGCCCCTGGTCAATACTCTAAAGACGTGTGGTCTTTAGATTTTCAGTTTGATTCGACTTGGCATGGGAAGATGATCAAGATTTGTAACATCATCGATGAATATACCCGTGAACATGTTGCCTTCGCTATCGATGACAGACTTGATGCGGCTTGAAGTCATCGAGTTACTCGATCTGACCTCGCTCGATCATAGTGGCAGGCCACGGGTTATCCGGCTGGATAACGGACCTGAATTCATCTCTCAAGCCTTACATGAATGGGCTGGTGAGGATGAGACGATTCAGGCGTTTATTCCACCGGGCCAGCCTTGGCATAACGGGTTTGTTGAATCTTTCCACAACCGAATGCGAGACGAGCTTCTTGAAGATAACAGCATCGAGAACCTAGAACACGCCCACACGTTGGTAGCTCACTGGTCACAACGCTACAATAACTTCCATCCACATTCCTCACTGGGTTACCTCAGCCCACGACAATATGCGGAACAATGGAAACAGCAAAACACGGTCAACTCTTAAGTCAACTGGCCCGAAAAACTAGGCCACACCACACTCCAACTCCAATGATAGAAAAGCGGGAAAATAGCCTCTGTCCTTCTCAGCCGAGAAAGAGTATGCTTATATCTGGTTGTTGCAATTGTAATAAATGAGGAAAAACTACTTAATATGAACTTGACTTCTCAAGTCCTTTTACGTGATCTTCCAATTTTTGCAATAGCTTTTTAATAAAAACAACATTGCTAGCAATGCATTTCGTTTCATCATCGATGTTTTCGAGATTATTGTATGGCAGTTGCCCTTCTAAAGCGGCTTGAATCTGTTTTGTTCCGAGTAGTTCAATTGTATCCCCATTTTGAAACTTGATGTCCGCAAGATTGTGAGCCAACTTGTTACGCATCCTATTTAACCGAACTAGGCAGTCATAGAACGGAAACTCGACATTCGTATTTTGAACAGATTCCACCGCGAAGTCGAAGGTGTCAATAACATCATGATTCTTTTCAAAAATTCTTATTAATGTTATAAGTGGAAATGATTTAAACTTCTCATTTTCGTCATATTTTACAGGGCTAAAATTAATCGAACATGACTGGACGTCTATATTGGGTCTTAATCTCCCACCTAGATAAAGATATAGTTGTTCCTTTAATTGTTGCTTAAATTCAGGTAAGTTGTCTGTAAAAATCTTCCGGATCGTTACCTCGAGCTCGTGGTAGTTTTTCAGAAACTCGTATACGAAAAGTGATCTATTTAGCAATATTTCCGCTTTAGGATTACTCCCCCATATTCCACCCATCTCATTTTCCCTGCGCTATTCTCTTCACAAGTTCGAGCCGCGCATTCACATTACTTGTCGTTGCAGGAGATTTCTCGAGAGTAGCTTGAATACGAGCATCAGAGAAAACCGCTTGTGAAAGTTCAAGATCAGCGTTCAAATCTGCAGATACAAACGGAACAATCGCATCGATTATATAGTCTGCATTTGCATAGGACAGAAAGTTTCTTTTGAATTCGAGAGTTCTTTCTAGTAGAAGGCGTAGAGTTTGTTCTTCAAGCTCTACACTATTACTCTGTAGTTCTTGTAGGACGTTATTAATCATTTCACGGGGCCTTGAATTGTACCCAACAACAGCCCCATCTTCTATGTTCGATCGAATGTAGAAAGCTATAGACCGATAGAATCGACCATAATCGTCAAATCGCTTAATGTCGTTTGCTGAGAATATCGTTTCGTATTCAACTTTGCGTTCCGATCGGGATCGATCTACGAACTCCGTGATCTGGTCGGTAATTTGTGATTTGTAAATCGCTCTCCGTATTTCATTAACCTTCAGCTTTTCTGCACCACGATTTAGTCGCGCAAAAATATCGTATTTTGTAAATTGAGGCGAATTAGCAGTAATGACATATATATCAAGGATAGATGATAACATTTTAGATGTTAGTTCTGGCGCAATTTTATAGATTTCGCCAAATTTTTTTCCACCGAAAATATCTCCATAATATTCCAGAATGCGCTCAGTTAGTTTGAGTTGCTCTCTGATGAACTCTGTGATTGCTGTTAGTCGCTGTTTTCCATCAACCACTTCGTATTTTGTCTCCTCTAGGGGATCTGCGCTTGGAACCTCTACTACGTAGATAGGGGGAATCATTATTTCCATATATAAAGATTCGATGAACGCCGTCTTTTTATCGTTATTCCAGATGGCACGCCTTTGGTAATCCGGGTCAAGGATGAGCCTTCCATCTTTAATCTTCTGATATATTTCGGATATTGACCATGTCTGCCTAACGATCTTAGTTTTATCGAGCAGGCGCCGTTTCTCTTCGAACTCGTTTTCAATGCGTTCCTTTTGATTTTGTTCTATAGAGGAATTCTCCGCGAGCTGTAGGGACTCATCACTCTGAGTTTCGATACTTTCTAAGGTGTGATTTTCTTCTTGTGAAGTTGTCTGAATTTCCATGATTACCCTTTCCTGCGATAGCCAATATAATATCAGTCTTGAGCGATTTAAGATTTAGATTTGGTTGTCTTGAGCATTGAGCGTGTTTTCGTGTCTGCATTGTTCTGCGCATTTTCGCGGAGTTAAGGTGGACCAGCGAAGAATACGTATGAAGGTTATTCTAGTGCTTTGGGCACTGTTCCACGAGCGTGCGGGAGTGCGCGTACCCGGTAGGACACGCTACCGTCTGCCCGCCACTGTTCCACGAGCGCGCGGGAGTGCCTAATATTCTCAATGCAGTCCCCGTTACTGTTTTGATAAGCCCTGAAGCTGGCAGTTGCGGGATGTACTCATCCGGACTGGTACAGCGTGAATTTCGATCCCCTGGGCCGAATCAATTGTGGGTAGCTGACATTACTTATGTCCGTACTCGTAAGGGGTTGGTCTATACCGCTTTTGTGACCGATGTGTTCTCCCGACGGATTGTCGGGTGGGCGTTATCTGATTCGATGCGTACTGAAGCGTTGCCGTTGCAGGCATTGAATCAGGCGATTGTATGCGCGAAGAAAACAACTGGGCTGATTCATCATTTAGACCATGGCTCGCAGTATGTGTCCATTGTTTATAATGAGCGTCTTGCTGAGCACGGAATTACTTGCCTCGACAGGGACGGTTGGTGATTCCTATGACAATGCTTTGGCTGAAAATGTCAACGGTTCTTACAAGAATGAGTTGATTCTTAGGCGGTCATGGGCGGACGTGGTTGACGTTGAAATTGCGACGTTTGAATGGGTATCGTGGTGGAACGAGTCACGGCTTGACCAGAGCCTAGGCTACCGTACACCGGTCGAGGTTGAACAAGAGTTTTGGACCAGCAACACCGGCCCAAGAAAATAATAGAAATCAAGGCACATGACTAGGAACAAAACCTGGGGCACTTCAACCTCCCCAGATTCAACCCTTGTCACAGGGATGGTGCGCGACTATAGTCAAAAGCACAGCTTGCAAGACGTTATTATTCATAGTGATCAGGGAAGTCAATACTTCTCAGAAGACTACCGCAAGCTCCTGAGAGCTTTGGGAGTACGACAATCCATGTCGAGGAAAGGAAACTGTCTGGACAACTCGCCAGCAGAATCCTTCTTTGCCCGACTAAAAACTGAACTCGACCTCTCCAAGGGCGCACGTAGCGGACATGCAAGTCTTCAACGAATCATCAGTGAATATATCCACTGGTGGAACACCCAACAAACCGTGAATCGGCTGCACACCAGTCCACTAAAATATAGACAAGAATACGAACTCGCTGTCTAACAAACAGGGTTCATACCACTTCACTACTAAAGGCATCTATTCAAGTACGCTGAAGAGCATGCCTTTGTCACCCATCGAAATTATCCCCACCAGCCAGGTGCTCTGCCTGCTCGATAATTAGCTTGACTGCTTCTTCTTGCTTGTCAGGCGGATACTTAAATTTGGCAAGGAGCCGTTTTATTCGAGATCGCATACGGGCTCGAACAGTTTCTTTTACTGTCCAGTCGATAGTTGCTGAGCTTTGAATTGTGCGCACTAATTCCTGTGCAATGGTTTTGAGGGTCTCGTCCCCCATTTCTAGGATTGCGGAGTCGTTTTGTATAACCGCGTCATAGAGTGCTACTTCAGCGTCAGACAGCCCGAGCTCTTTCGCTCGTTTCTGGTTTGCTCGCATATCCTTTGCAAGAGAGACGAGTTCAGCAATGATCTCAGCGGTTGTCAAGGAGCGGTTTGTGTATCGCTTGACAGCGTCGTCAAGAAGCTCCGAGAACTTCCTCGATTGTACGAGGTTTGTGCGCCGTAGTGTACGGATCTCGTCGTTAAGCAGCCTCCGCAATAAATTCATTTGCAGGTTTGGCTTATCTATCTTCGCAATGGATTCCAAAAATTCTTCAGAGAGGAGTGAGAGTTCTGGATTTTCCATACCGGCAAATTGGTAAACATCGATGACTTTGTCAGCAGTTACTGATTCATTAACGAGCTGTGCAAGCACTGAGTCAAGATTGCTGCTCCCCTGCTGTGCCCCGCCAGATTCCGGGCTGATCATCTTTAACGCTGCAGTGCGAACATCAGTAAATAAGCGTACATCGTCTCGGATAGCTACAGCTTCCGGACGTGACGCTACCAGGGCGTACGCTTTCGCCAAGGCTAACACTTGATCGGTGTACCGCTTGGTAATTTCTTGATCGGATAACACGTAATCAAGAACTGTCGCATACTGCGAAAGCCGGTCGGAGGGCGACAGGTCGGGTGATGAGTCATACGTGATGTTATGCAAGATGCCTTTGACAATGTCATATTTTTCTTGCATGACGTAGATTAGCTTTTCTATCGGCACACCAGCTTGTTCGCGATCTGATGGCGAATAGACGCTAAGTGCTTCTTGTAGCGATGTAAACAACCCAATATAGTCAACGATCAAACCACCGGGTTTGTCTTTAAACCTGCGGTTGACACGCGCTATTGCTTGCATGAGGCCTGCGCCTTGCATTGGTTTATCGACATACATCGTATGCATTGAAGGAGCGTCAAAACCCGTTAGCCACATGTCTCGCACGATGACGATCTCGAGTTCGTCTTCCGGGTTCTTCGCCCGCAATTTGAGGTCTCGGCGTTCATCTTTTGAGTATATGTGTGGCTGGAATTCAGCGGGGTCTGCAGCTGACCCGGTCATCACTACTTTGATTTTTCCTTTTGTAATATCGTCGGAATGCCACTCGGGCCTCAGAGCAGTTATTTTGTTATAGAGGTCGACGGCGATCCGCCGGCTCATCGTCACAATCATTGCCTTGCCATGCATCGTTGCACGACGTGTTTCCCAGTGTTCGACAATATCAGCCGCAACAGCATCGAGTCTGGAATCGGCACCCACGAGTGCTTCAAGCCTCGACCATTTTGTTTTGGCACGTTCCGGAGAATCATAGAGAGCCTGTTGGAGTGCTTCTTCGATGACGGAATCAACTTTCTCCATGGTAACGTCATCTAAATTAATCTTCGCTAGCCTTGACTCGTAAAAAATCTTGACTGTAGCTCCGTCTTCAACAGCTCTCGTGAGGTCATAAATATCGATGTAATCTCCGAATACTGCTTTAGTTGATCGATCATTCGATTCGATTGGTGTTCCAGTGAATCCGAGAAATGTTGCATTTGGCAATGCGTCACGCATGTGCTTTGCTAACCCAGCTTTGAGTCTTCCATTCGTATCTAGAGTTTCTTCAAATCCGTACTGGGAGCGGTGTGCTTCATCTGCAACTACAACAACATTTCTCCGGTCGGTAAGAACAGGATTAGTATCACCATCTTCACCGGGAGCAAACTTATGTAGCGTTGTAAAAATAATACCGCCAGCCACCCGCGATAATAGGGAACGAAGATTATCTCGGCCTTCTGCTTGTACCGGAATTCCAGGAAGAATGTGAGCTGGTGCGAACACTTCTCTGTAGAGTTGGTCGTCGAGATCGTTACGATCAGTAATAAAGACAAGCGTGGGGTTGCTCATCCGAGGATCGCGGATAAGTTTCGCGGCGTAGAATACCATCTCGAAGCTTTTCCCTGATCCTTGGGTATGCCAGACCACGCCACCTCGCCTGTCACCGTTTGGCCTTGAAGCCCGAACAGTTGATTCAACTGCAGCATTCACAGCCCAATACTGGTGATATTTCGCAACTCGCTTAACAAGAGCTCGCCGGCGCTGACCGGTAGTCGGGTCTGTTATTGCCTCATCAGAAAAAACAACGAAGTTCTTTAAGATGTCAAGGAATCGCTCTGGCGCAAAAACACCTTTAACCAACACTTCCAGGGCGGACTTGTTTGTTATAACATCACGCCCATCAATTGTCTTCCAGGGTGCGTAGTGCTCGAAACCTCCCATAAAGGAGCTCATGGCAGCAGCTGTTCCATCGGAGATTACTGTCACCACATTCGGCACGAAAACGGCTGAAATTTCGGAGCGGTATGTTTGGATCTGATTCCACGCATTGCGCATTGTTGCGTGTTCGTCTGCAGGGTTCTTGAGCTCGAATAAACCGACAGGTACTCCGTTAAGGAAAACTACGATATCAGGGCGCCGATTGTGTCCGTTTTCGACAACTGTGAACTGGTTGATTGCGTACCAGTCGTTCTGCTCAGGTCTTTCAAAATCGATGATTCGTAACAACACCGTTGTTGTTTCTCCATCAGCTGCTTTTGCTTCTACTGGTACACCTTTGACCATCAAATCGTGCATTCGTTGGTTTTCTAAGGCTATGTCCTGAGAGTCAGCACGCCGTATACGTGCGAGAGCTGCACGAACCATCTGAGTGCTCGCTTCAGGGTTCAGGCGCCGAAGTGCATCTTCAACCCGACTCCATAAAACTACATCTGAAGGTTGCTCACGGACTGTACCGATTTCCGCGTCTATTGGCCCATACCCAGTGCGATATCCGATTTCACGCAACCAGTCGAGTGTTGCCTGCTCTACAACTGACTCATTGAAACGGTTCATCAGCCAATCTCCTTCTCAATTGCTTCACGCGCTTCTGGAACACGAATACGGCCAGACATCAGTTCAGGAAGTAACGCGTCTCGGAGGGCAGCTAACCTTCTAGATTCCACACAGAGAGCCGCATCCATATGCAGTAATGCCAGCGTTTGCTGTTTCAACTCGTGACCGGCCTCGGTAAAGTCTGGCACCACAATCGAGAGCACATCAGCAGGCCGGACTCTCTGATGACTACCTGACGTCCCCGTAACTCGCTGAGGCAATTCCCGCCGAAAGGAAGGCGAACGAACAGCAAGCCAAAGCGCGGCAAGCTCAAGTTCATTCTTCGCTGTTAAGACAAGAAATTCTGTTGACGCTAAAGATGGTAATCCTTGCTGGGAAATGGCCCACCACATGCGCTCAATACGCGGGTTTAGACGTGAAATAAGAACTGACTTATCAGGTAAAAGCAACTTGTTGCTCTTAATTACAAAGGCTTGGACTTCTTCAGGGCCCACTCCAGCATCAAATGCAGGAAGGCTGAAGTGATTTACTAGACTGTCACCCATTTTCTTGGGATTAACAGTAGCTTTAGAAAAAGTCCCTATGCTTCCTAAAGATACTAATGGCAACCTTTCTTCGAATTTCTCGGAAAGAGCTTCAATTAGATCGGAAAATTTCGTTCTCGCATTGCGATTTGATTCAATCTTTTCGTCAAGAGCGCCGAGTGTTGCCGCGATTGCATGTTGCTCTTCCATTGAAGGGATTCGCACATCAAGGCTCTCCAGCTCAGTTCTATTTAGGCCTGGAACAGCACTATCATTATTCATGTCCTCCAAAGGCAGAGTGAGCAAAAAATAGTATAAATACTTTAGGTAAACGTGTTCACTCCCACGAGTATAAAATACTGTATCGATAGGGAAGCAAGGGCTATCGAGATAATACACTGAGCCAATCGTCCCTTTGCGTCCAATAACGACACATGGATCATAGATTAAAGCTTGATCATGTACACCAGTAAGACCACCTGAGCTAACAACAGGAATCGTCCCAGTGTTCCGCTTTCTGCTTGGAAGAGACTTACCGTATATCATCGGTGCAATATCTCCCAATTTACGCAACATAATACTCATCTCAGTTGATCCAAAATTTCTCGAACTCGTCGCTCAATCTCTTTTCCACGGGCAAATTCTGCCAGTAGCTCTATTTTTAGCCTCTCAATCTTCTCATCGATAGGCTCTCCATCGCTCTCTGCTTCAGCGACACCAACGTATCGTCCTGGCGTAAGAATATAATTGTTAGCCTCAATTTCTTTGGCTGTGGCTGCCTTGCAGAAGCCGAGCTCGTCGGAGTAAGAACCATAATCAGACTTTGACCGCCATGCGTTATACGTTCCGGCAATCCTTCCCACATCATCTTCAGAAAGCTCACGTCGTGCACGCGTAATCATCGTGCCAAGTTCACGAGCATCTATGAAGAGCACTTCACCGAGGCGCTCCCGATGCCCGTTGCCATGCCGGCCTTTCGAAAGAAACCACAAGCTTGCTGGAATTCCAGTATTAAGAAATAGTCTATCGGGAAGGGCAACAATGCAATCAACAAGATCGGCATCGACCAATTTCTTTCGGATTAAAGGATCCGATTCGTCAGAAGATGATAGAGCACCATTTGCCATGACAAACCCTGCAGTGCCAGAAGGCGCTAAATGATAGAGAAAGTGCTGAATCCAAGCATAGTTCGCGTTGCCATCTCGAGGAGTTCCATATTCCCAACGCGGATCATCTGCTAACGACTCATCCCAATAATCAGAAATATTGAATGGCGGGTTGGCAATGATGAAATCGGCGCGTAAATCCGGATGCAAATCCTCAGTGAACGAATCTGCAGATTTAGTTCCCAAATCGGCATCAATCCCGCGCAACGCAAGGTTCATCTTGGCCAGCTTCCAAGTAGTATTGGTGAACTCTTGACCATAAATGGATAGCCGATCCCTGTTCCCGCCATGTGCTTCAACAAACTTTGCAGACTGAACGAACATGCCGCCACTGCCACAACACGGGTCCAGTACCCGGCCTTCAAAGGGCTGAAGCATTTCAACGAGGGTTTGCACAACACTACGCGGAGTATAGAATGCTCCACCCTCTTTACCAGTTTCCTTACCAGCAAACTGCCCAAGGAAATACTCATACACTGATCCGAGTACATCATCAGAACCATGATCACTACCGGTGCCGAAACCGATAGTTCCGATAAGGTCGACTAGGTCACCTAAACGTTTCTTATCCAAACCCTCACGCCCATAGTTACGCGGTAAAACACCGCGTAACGTGGGGTTTTCCTGTTCAATAAACTGCATCGCCTGATCGATCAGCTGCCCAATTTGAGGTTGCTTTGCTTGCGCCTGGAGGCTACTCCAACGAGCTCCTTCTGGTACCCAGAAAACGTTATGGCCAGTATACTCATCACGGTCTTCGAGAAAGCTATTGTATTGTTCCTCGCTTATGCCATCACTAGCTAACTCTTCTTTGAGTACTTTGCGGCGATCTTCGAATCGATCAGAAACGTATTTAAGAAAAACAAGTCCCAGCACAACGTGCTTATACTCTGAAGGTTCCTGATTGCCACGTAACGTATCAGCCGCCTCCCATAACGTCTGCTCAAGCGACTTTGTTTTCTTTTTGGCAACCACACGAAGCTCCTTTGATTTAACTATTGACAGGCAAACCTTCTCAAGATTTTAGTCTATTGTCCAGATGCGCACCAACCACTTCTTTGTCTTATTTACCCATATTTTAGAAACGTTAAAAGTTCCTCCACACATTCCCTTTTGTCATGCCAAAACTGCATTTTCAAAACACTGGCTCCCAGCTTTGTCCCACTAAAGTTAGAAACTACTAGAACTAAATCGGCTTACAATAACCGGTTTCGCCCCGCAGAAAAACTCTGCGGGGCGAAACTAAAACTAGAAGTTACTTACTCCCACTCAATCGTCGCCGGCGGCTTCGAGGTGCAATCGAGCATCACTCGATTGACATCAGCTACCTCGTTGGTGATGCGGTTAGAGATCTTGGCCAGCACGTCGTATGGCACGCGGGTCCAGTCCGCCGTCATCGCATCTTCAGACGAAACCGGACGCAACACGATCGGGTGACCGTAGGTACGGCCGTCACCCTGCACACCAACAGAACGAACGTCAGCTAGCAACACAACTGGGCATTGCCAGATCTCGCGATCCATACCGGCCGCGCTGAGCTCTTCACGCACAATCGCATCCGCTGCCCGCAAGGTCTCCAAGCGATCAAAGGTCACGTCGCCAACGATACGAATACCGAGGCCCGGGCCTGGGAACGGCTGACGCCACACTAGCTTTTCAGACAAGCCCAGCTCCAAGCCGATTGCCCGAACTTCGTCCTTGAACAAGTCACGCAATGGCTCTACCAACGAAAACTCGATATCCTCTGGCAGACCGCCAACATTGTGGTGCGACTTAATATTCGCAGTACCGTCTCCCCCACCAGACTCCACGACGTCTGGATACAAGGTTCCCTGAACCAAGAATGC containing:
- a CDS encoding RNA-directed DNA polymerase, yielding MVETKELTDLGNEEARTFLLHPSSYCNFSMPPYINLKGFLQAGQEWITETPVFDSSYYSSLTPKQKKKFYQTIGRCPDLNYLIRMNKDGRYAWRPLTLVHPYAYATLVIELTEHNNWEKLKTRFNTLYSETQNHVIVASKPRVALSKDSDSEDLLYKTSTKENISNWWDHFEQETVRQSIIYPFLAGTDIANFYSSIYTHSIAWAIEGRDNAKANHSLILLGNRIDALFQALNAGETIGIPQGNACSDIIAEIILANIDSQVIQAANNEKGIKDFKILRYRDDYRIMTKTRADAEIILQLLVDILAVYNLSLNSQKTWLSDDVISSAVKPEKLDFRRSFLIGRPVRAMSSDNARTVGEAIDKAITENSVLQETYYFQESLENITQSPDFLPQISEILSKSITETNLRDFLFYIREFAKSFPNSGSLQIALELYKKTIKSKPTLVKDVRLHIAIILDIVSSNPRCLVNGIAIFSLFLEKMPTELKSETVQQILDYFQTIPNVEYVRIWLQRIALGLHLNTSWDSKLCALVESPTNGPLWGTSFLSTDDINSESDKFTKIPLVDECVVQELSDIMSDHEYSPFSKYGS
- a CDS encoding DUF262 domain-containing protein, translated to MEIQTTSQEENHTLESIETQSDESLQLAENSSIEQNQKERIENEFEEKRRLLDKTKIVRQTWSISEIYQKIKDGRLILDPDYQRRAIWNNDKKTAFIESLYMEIMIPPIYVVEVPSADPLEETKYEVVDGKQRLTAITEFIREQLKLTERILEYYGDIFGGKKFGEIYKIAPELTSKMLSSILDIYVITANSPQFTKYDIFARLNRGAEKLKVNEIRRAIYKSQITDQITEFVDRSRSERKVEYETIFSANDIKRFDDYGRFYRSIAFYIRSNIEDGAVVGYNSRPREMINNVLQELQSNSVELEEQTLRLLLERTLEFKRNFLSYANADYIIDAIVPFVSADLNADLELSQAVFSDARIQATLEKSPATTSNVNARLELVKRIAQGK
- a CDS encoding transposase, with translation MEKARELKDDGASTAQILSELGISEATLHRWQATYGSMTRSEAKELQRLREENSRLKRLLGQAELEKAAWKELS
- a CDS encoding DDE-type integrase/transposase/recombinase, whose amino-acid sequence is MTRNKTWGTSTSPDSTLVTGMVRDYSQKHSLQDVIIHSDQGSQYFSEDYRKLLRALGVRQSMSRKGNCLDNSPAESFFARLKTELDLSKGARSGHASLQRIISEYIHWWNTQQTVNRLHTSPLKYRQEYELAV
- a CDS encoding DDE-type integrase/transposase/recombinase — encoded protein: MYSSGLVQREFRSPGPNQLWVADITYVRTRKGLVYTAFVTDVFSRRIVGWALSDSMRTEALPLQALNQAIVCAKKTTGLIHHLDHGSQYVSIVYNERLAEHGITCLDRDGW
- a CDS encoding integrase core domain-containing protein, with the translated sequence MRLEVIELLDLTSLDHSGRPRVIRLDNGPEFISQALHEWAGEDETIQAFIPPGQPWHNGFVESFHNRMRDELLEDNSIENLEHAHTLVAHWSQRYNNFHPHSSLGYLSPRQYAEQWKQQNTVNS
- a CDS encoding IS3 family transposase, whose protein sequence is MIRFIDEYRNRFSTQFICKTLNTHRVGGFITSRGYRQSKSRGVSARSLRDAALIEHIVEVHESNYNVYGIRKMWHALRREGKRYWS
- a CDS encoding integrase core domain-containing protein; this encodes MSVLLSTELLASTGTVGDSYDNALAENVNGSYKNELILRRSWADVVDVEIATFEWVSWWNESRLDQSLGYRTPVEVEQEFWTSNTGPRK